Proteins encoded in a region of the Candidatus Macondimonas diazotrophica genome:
- the rpsJ gene encoding 30S ribosomal protein S10 has translation MTTQQRIRIRLKGFDHRLVDRSAREILDTAKRTGAQVKGPIPLPTDKERFTVLVSPHVNKDARDQYEIRTHKRVMEIIDPSEKTVDALMKLDLAAGVHVQLKLY, from the coding sequence ATGACTACCCAACAGCGTATTCGGATTCGTTTGAAAGGCTTCGATCACCGTCTGGTTGATCGCTCTGCGCGTGAAATTTTGGATACGGCGAAGCGTACGGGTGCTCAAGTCAAGGGCCCGATTCCGTTGCCGACGGACAAGGAACGCTTCACGGTTCTTGTTTCGCCGCATGTGAATAAGGACGCGCGCGACCAGTACGAAATTCGTACGCATAAGCGTGTCATGGAGATCATTGATCCCAGCGAAAAGACGGTTGACGCCTTGATGAAGTTAGATCTTGCGGCGGGCGTGCACGTTCAGTTGAAGCTGTATTGA
- the rplC gene encoding 50S ribosomal protein L3 has translation MAIGVVGRKLGMTRIFTPEGVSIPVSVIEVQPNRVTQIRTAEVDGYAAVQITTGERRPIRVKKAQAGHFAKAGVPAGRGLWEFRLGRADVASDYQVGSEIKLDQFSEGQVVHVTGTSIGKGFQGAIKRHHFSTQDATHGNSLSHRAPGSIGQRQTPGRVFPGKKMAGHMGNVRTTARNLSVVKIDAERGLLLIKGAVPGAKGGDVVVRPATAAAE, from the coding sequence ATGGCGATCGGAGTGGTGGGGCGCAAGCTCGGCATGACAAGGATCTTTACCCCGGAAGGGGTTTCGATCCCTGTTAGCGTTATCGAAGTGCAGCCGAATCGCGTGACGCAGATCCGTACAGCGGAAGTCGATGGCTACGCTGCGGTGCAGATCACGACCGGTGAGCGCCGCCCGATTCGGGTCAAGAAGGCGCAGGCCGGGCATTTCGCCAAGGCGGGTGTGCCGGCCGGGCGGGGGCTGTGGGAGTTCCGGCTAGGGCGCGCCGATGTGGCCAGCGACTATCAAGTCGGCTCGGAGATCAAGCTCGATCAGTTTTCGGAGGGGCAGGTTGTTCATGTGACCGGCACCAGTATCGGCAAGGGTTTCCAGGGCGCGATCAAGCGTCACCATTTTTCCACCCAGGATGCGACTCACGGTAACTCCCTCTCCCATCGGGCGCCGGGTTCCATCGGGCAGCGCCAGACCCCTGGTCGCGTATTTCCCGGGAAGAAAATGGCTGGGCACATGGGTAATGTGCGAACGACTGCGCGCAATCTGAGTGTCGTGAAAATTGATGCGGAGCGTGGGTTGTTGTTGATCAAGGGTGCCGTTCCGGGCGCCAAGGGCGGCGATGTGGTCGTCCGTCCAGCGACAGCGGCCGCAGAGTAA
- the rplD gene encoding 50S ribosomal protein L4 has translation MELKSVEGQAQVVVSDAAFGAPFNEALVHQLVTAYLAGGRAGTRAQKTRSDVSGGGAKPWKQKGSGRARAGTIRSPLWRHGGVTFAARPQDYGQKLNRKMYRAGMRSILSELARQDRLQVADSIAISEPRTKALLTQLKQWSIGSDARVLLVVESISDALQLAARNLYRVRICEAARVNPVSLVGAEHVVVERGALAVLEGWLQ, from the coding sequence ATGGAACTGAAATCAGTCGAGGGCCAGGCGCAAGTGGTGGTCTCGGATGCCGCATTTGGTGCGCCGTTCAACGAAGCGCTGGTGCATCAGCTCGTCACTGCTTATTTGGCCGGAGGCCGCGCTGGAACGCGCGCTCAGAAAACACGGTCCGATGTCAGCGGCGGCGGAGCGAAGCCGTGGAAGCAAAAAGGCAGTGGTCGTGCCCGAGCGGGAACGATTCGCAGTCCGCTGTGGCGCCATGGTGGCGTGACGTTTGCGGCACGCCCTCAGGATTACGGGCAAAAGCTGAATCGTAAGATGTATCGCGCCGGAATGCGCTCGATCTTGAGTGAGCTTGCGCGCCAGGACCGTTTGCAAGTTGCGGACAGCATCGCGATTTCCGAGCCCCGCACCAAGGCATTGCTCACCCAGTTGAAGCAGTGGAGCATCGGTTCGGACGCTCGCGTACTCCTGGTGGTTGAATCGATCTCTGACGCGCTGCAGCTGGCTGCGCGCAACCTGTATCGTGTGCGGATTTGCGAGGCTGCTCGAGTCAATCCGGTGAGTTTGGTCGGCGCAGAACATGTTGTCGTGGAGCGGGGTGCGCTCGCCGTGCTCGAGGGGTGGTTGCAGTGA
- the rplW gene encoding 50S ribosomal protein L23, whose product MKQERLLQILLEPVVTEKSTYVAEAGNQAVFKVCRDATKSEIKAAVESLFSVRVLDVNVVNLKGKMKRHGRFYGRRNGSRKAYVRLSEDSRIELSVNP is encoded by the coding sequence GTGAAGCAGGAACGTCTTTTACAGATTCTCCTTGAGCCGGTGGTCACCGAGAAGTCCACTTATGTGGCTGAAGCAGGAAACCAGGCTGTGTTCAAGGTCTGCCGCGATGCCACCAAAAGTGAGATCAAGGCGGCTGTCGAATCGCTTTTCAGTGTTCGGGTTCTCGACGTCAATGTTGTGAATCTGAAAGGAAAGATGAAGCGTCATGGCCGCTTTTACGGGCGGCGCAATGGAAGTCGTAAGGCTTACGTTCGGTTGTCTGAAGACAGTCGCATCGAATTGTCCGTGAATCCCTGA
- the rplB gene encoding 50S ribosomal protein L2 has protein sequence MALVKSKPTSAGRRFAVQVKTPDLHKGGPYEPLVERQSTRGGRNNVGRVTVRHQGGGHKQRYRVIDFRRDKDGIPAVVERLEYDPNRSANIALLCYADGERRYVLAPKGVRAGADLQSGVSAPIKSGNALPLRNIPLGTSVHAIELKPGKGAQLARSAGAYAQIVARDGGFATLRLRSGEMRRIHLDCRATVGEVGNAEHNLRSLGKAGAKRWRGIRPTVRGVAMNPVDHPHGGGEGRTSGGRHPVTPWGVPTKGYKTRSNKRTDKMIVRRRSSK, from the coding sequence ATGGCACTGGTGAAGTCAAAGCCCACCTCCGCTGGAAGGCGGTTTGCAGTCCAGGTAAAAACGCCTGATTTGCACAAGGGCGGTCCCTATGAGCCGCTTGTGGAGCGTCAGTCGACTCGCGGCGGCCGGAACAACGTCGGGCGCGTGACCGTGCGCCACCAAGGGGGCGGTCACAAGCAACGCTACCGCGTAATCGACTTTCGTCGCGACAAGGACGGGATTCCGGCGGTTGTGGAGCGTTTGGAGTATGACCCGAATCGCAGTGCAAACATCGCCTTGCTGTGCTATGCGGATGGTGAGCGGCGCTACGTTCTGGCGCCCAAGGGCGTGCGGGCAGGTGCGGATCTCCAGTCAGGCGTGTCGGCGCCCATCAAGTCGGGTAACGCGTTACCCCTGCGAAACATCCCTCTCGGCACGAGCGTCCATGCGATTGAGCTGAAGCCGGGCAAAGGCGCGCAATTGGCGCGGAGCGCAGGTGCGTATGCTCAGATCGTGGCCCGCGATGGGGGGTTTGCGACCTTGCGTTTGCGGTCGGGCGAGATGCGTCGTATTCACTTGGACTGCCGGGCTACCGTTGGTGAGGTCGGAAACGCTGAGCACAATCTTCGCTCGCTTGGGAAGGCGGGTGCCAAGCGTTGGCGCGGTATTCGTCCGACGGTCCGCGGGGTGGCGATGAATCCGGTTGACCATCCGCATGGCGGCGGCGAAGGCCGTACATCCGGGGGACGTCATCCAGTAACGCCTTGGGGTGTGCCCACCAAGGGTTACAAGACGCGCAGCAACAAGCGGACCGACAAGATGATTGTTCGTCGGCGCAGTTCCAAGTAA
- the rpsS gene encoding 30S ribosomal protein S19, which yields MPRSIRKGPFVDQYLVKKVLETQESRTKRPIKTWSRRSMVIPEMVGLTIAVHNGRQHVPILISENMVGHKLGEFSPTRTYKGHVADRKAR from the coding sequence ATGCCGCGTTCTATTCGAAAAGGACCTTTTGTCGACCAGTATCTGGTGAAGAAGGTCTTGGAAACCCAAGAATCCCGCACCAAGCGTCCCATCAAGACGTGGTCTCGTCGTTCGATGGTGATTCCCGAGATGGTCGGGCTAACAATTGCGGTTCATAACGGACGTCAGCATGTGCCCATTCTCATCTCTGAGAATATGGTTGGTCACAAGTTGGGCGAGTTTTCGCCAACCCGGACTTACAAAGGCCATGTTGCCGACCGGAAGGCGCGGTAA
- the rplV gene encoding 50S ribosomal protein L22, with protein sequence MQVSATLKYIHISAQKARLVADQIRGLPVDRALQVLAFSSKRASALMRKVLESAIANAEHNEGADVDELRVAGVWVDEGPTMKRFHARARGRGTRIHKRTSHITVLVGDRK encoded by the coding sequence ATGCAAGTGTCAGCAACATTGAAATACATTCATATCTCGGCGCAAAAGGCGCGTCTGGTTGCAGATCAGATCAGAGGTCTGCCGGTTGATCGCGCGCTTCAGGTCCTGGCGTTCAGCTCGAAGCGAGCCTCCGCTCTTATGCGAAAGGTGCTGGAGTCGGCGATTGCTAATGCGGAGCACAATGAAGGCGCCGATGTCGACGAGCTCCGTGTTGCCGGCGTTTGGGTGGATGAGGGTCCGACCATGAAGCGATTCCATGCGCGCGCCCGAGGGCGTGGCACACGTATTCACAAGCGGACCAGCCACATTACCGTACTGGTTGGCGATCGGAAATAA
- the rpsC gene encoding 30S ribosomal protein S3: protein MGQKVNPIGIRLGIVRDWASTWYAEKGDFAEFLNQDLRIRDFLRRRLANASVSQIRIARPARSVQVTVYTARPGIVIGKRGEDIERLRTELGQMVGVPSSINVEEIRKPELDAQLVAESVAQQLEKRIMFRRAMKRAVGNAMRLGAQGIKIQVSGRLNGAEIARTEWYREGRVPLHTLRADIDYALAEAHTTYGVIGIKVWIFKGEVFHGDGSAVEHPSEKAKV from the coding sequence ATGGGTCAGAAGGTTAATCCGATCGGCATCCGCTTGGGTATCGTGCGCGATTGGGCATCAACATGGTACGCCGAGAAAGGCGACTTTGCGGAATTTCTTAATCAGGATCTGCGGATTCGCGATTTTCTGCGTCGCCGCTTGGCCAACGCATCGGTCAGCCAGATCCGCATTGCCCGTCCCGCACGCTCGGTTCAGGTGACGGTCTATACCGCCCGTCCGGGAATCGTGATTGGCAAACGCGGGGAAGATATCGAGCGGCTTCGGACGGAACTGGGACAGATGGTCGGGGTTCCGTCGAGCATCAATGTGGAAGAGATCCGCAAGCCGGAACTCGATGCGCAGCTGGTGGCCGAAAGTGTGGCGCAGCAGCTGGAAAAGCGTATCATGTTCCGCCGCGCAATGAAGCGTGCGGTCGGAAACGCGATGCGCCTGGGTGCACAGGGTATCAAGATTCAGGTCTCAGGCCGACTGAACGGTGCCGAGATTGCCAGGACGGAATGGTACCGCGAGGGTCGGGTTCCGCTGCATACGTTGCGCGCCGACATTGATTATGCCCTTGCGGAGGCGCATACGACGTATGGCGTCATCGGCATCAAGGTTTGGATTTTCAAGGGCGAAGTTTTTCATGGTGATGGTTCGGCAGTCGAGCATCCCAGTGAAAAGGCCAAGGTTTAA
- the rplP gene encoding 50S ribosomal protein L16, which produces MRQPKRTKYRKQQKGRNQGLAKGGERVSFGEFGLKAVERGRITARQIESARRAITRHVKRGGKIWIRVFPDVPVTKKPIEVRMGKGKGNVEYWVAKIQPGFVMYEMEGVSEDIAREAFKLASAKLPIRTAFVSRTVM; this is translated from the coding sequence ATGCGTCAGCCGAAGCGAACCAAGTATCGGAAACAACAGAAGGGCCGCAATCAGGGCTTGGCCAAGGGTGGCGAGCGAGTCAGCTTTGGCGAGTTTGGCTTGAAAGCTGTCGAGCGAGGCCGTATTACAGCTCGTCAGATTGAGTCGGCGCGTCGTGCGATTACCCGTCACGTGAAGCGCGGCGGAAAAATTTGGATTCGTGTCTTCCCCGACGTCCCTGTGACGAAAAAGCCCATTGAAGTGCGCATGGGTAAAGGCAAAGGGAATGTGGAATATTGGGTGGCGAAGATCCAGCCGGGTTTCGTCATGTATGAAATGGAAGGCGTGAGCGAGGACATCGCCCGGGAGGCGTTCAAGCTCGCATCGGCAAAGCTGCCGATTAGAACCGCCTTTGTGTCGCGGACGGTGATGTGA
- the rpmC gene encoding 50S ribosomal protein L29, giving the protein MKPDELKAMSPQQLEEQLLKLRREQFDLRMQRSTGQLAQFHHFPRVRREIARVKTAINAQRKQETVND; this is encoded by the coding sequence ATGAAGCCTGATGAACTGAAGGCCATGAGCCCCCAGCAACTGGAAGAGCAGCTGCTTAAGCTTCGACGAGAGCAGTTCGACTTGCGCATGCAGCGGAGTACCGGGCAGCTTGCGCAGTTTCATCACTTTCCAAGAGTGCGCAGAGAGATCGCTCGCGTAAAGACAGCGATCAATGCGCAGCGCAAGCAGGAAACGGTCAATGACTGA
- the rpsQ gene encoding 30S ribosomal protein S17, translating into MTEEAKASRTLVGRVVSDKMDKTITVAIERRVKHPLYGKYVTRTSTLHAHDEENSCQEGDLVRVVESRPISKTKSWQLVEVVERRRD; encoded by the coding sequence ATGACTGAAGAAGCAAAGGCAAGTCGGACGTTGGTTGGGCGAGTCGTTAGCGACAAAATGGACAAGACCATCACCGTGGCAATCGAGCGTCGTGTGAAGCACCCGCTGTACGGTAAGTATGTAACGCGTACCAGTACACTGCATGCCCACGATGAAGAGAATTCCTGCCAGGAAGGTGATCTGGTCCGTGTGGTAGAATCGCGGCCGATTTCAAAAACCAAGTCGTGGCAACTGGTAGAAGTCGTGGAGCGCCGTCGGGACTGA
- the rplN gene encoding 50S ribosomal protein L14 — protein MIQMQSELAVADNSGAKRVMCIKVLGGSKRRYAGIGDVIKVSIKDAIPHGKVKKGDVYNAVVVRTRKGVRRPDGSLIRFDGNAAVLLNNQLQPIGTRIFGPVTRELRSERFMKIISLAPEVL, from the coding sequence ATGATCCAGATGCAGTCCGAGTTGGCGGTAGCCGACAACAGCGGCGCAAAGCGGGTGATGTGCATCAAGGTGCTGGGCGGCTCAAAGCGTCGCTATGCCGGTATCGGTGATGTGATTAAGGTGTCCATCAAGGATGCGATCCCGCATGGGAAAGTCAAGAAAGGCGACGTGTATAACGCCGTCGTGGTGCGTACGCGAAAAGGTGTCCGTCGGCCTGATGGCTCTTTGATTCGCTTCGACGGTAATGCGGCTGTTTTGCTGAATAACCAGTTGCAGCCAATTGGGACGCGCATTTTTGGGCCTGTGACTCGTGAGTTGCGTTCAGAGCGCTTCATGAAAATCATTTCATTGGCGCCGGAAGTTCTCTGA
- the rplX gene encoding 50S ribosomal protein L24 — translation MKRIKTGDEVVVIAGKDKGREGRVLRVLADDRVVVENVNVVKRHTRGNPASGQAGGIVEQERSIHISNVMIRNPQSGKPERIGYKLLADGRKVRFLKSNGEVFDV, via the coding sequence ATGAAACGAATCAAAACTGGTGACGAAGTCGTCGTCATTGCGGGCAAGGACAAGGGACGGGAAGGTCGCGTCCTTCGTGTTCTTGCGGACGATCGCGTGGTTGTCGAAAACGTCAATGTCGTCAAGCGCCATACTCGGGGCAACCCTGCCTCGGGCCAGGCCGGTGGCATTGTTGAGCAAGAGCGGTCGATTCACATTTCGAATGTGATGATCCGCAATCCGCAGAGTGGGAAGCCCGAGCGGATTGGATACAAGCTGTTGGCGGATGGACGCAAGGTGCGCTTCCTGAAGTCTAATGGCGAAGTTTTTGACGTCTAA
- the rplE gene encoding 50S ribosomal protein L5, which produces MARLQQTYQEKVVPELMSRFAYRNVMEVPRIAKISLNMGLGEAVADKKIIDHAVRDMTQIAGQKPVVTKARKSIAGFKIRDGWPIGCKVTLRRDRMYEFLDRLISVALPRVRDFRGVNGRGFDGRGNFSMGISEQIIFPEIDYDKIDALRGMDITITTTAMTNEEGRALLEGFGFPFRN; this is translated from the coding sequence ATGGCGAGACTGCAACAGACTTATCAGGAAAAAGTGGTGCCAGAACTCATGTCCCGGTTTGCATACCGGAATGTGATGGAGGTGCCGAGGATTGCCAAGATCTCCTTGAACATGGGGCTGGGTGAGGCCGTCGCCGACAAGAAGATTATCGATCACGCAGTGCGCGATATGACACAGATTGCTGGGCAGAAGCCCGTGGTCACGAAGGCACGCAAATCGATTGCCGGCTTCAAGATTCGTGATGGCTGGCCCATTGGCTGTAAGGTGACGTTGCGTCGTGATCGGATGTATGAATTCCTTGATCGACTGATTTCCGTGGCGTTGCCGCGTGTCCGGGATTTTCGGGGCGTCAATGGTCGTGGTTTCGATGGTCGCGGCAATTTCAGCATGGGCATTTCCGAGCAGATCATCTTCCCGGAAATTGATTACGACAAGATCGATGCGCTGCGCGGCATGGATATCACCATCACGACCACAGCGATGACCAATGAAGAAGGTCGGGCTCTTCTCGAAGGGTTTGGCTTTCCATTCCGGAATTGA
- the rpsN gene encoding 30S ribosomal protein S14: protein MAKRSMIEREKRRAKAVARYAAKREALKATIRDMSLDDETRFAAVDALAKLPRDSSPVRQHNRCRRTGRTHGYYRKFGLGRNKLREAAMFGEIPGLVKASW, encoded by the coding sequence ATGGCCAAACGTAGCATGATTGAGCGAGAGAAGCGTCGCGCTAAGGCGGTCGCCCGCTATGCGGCTAAGCGCGAAGCGCTCAAGGCGACGATTCGTGACATGTCTCTTGATGATGAGACTCGGTTTGCTGCGGTTGACGCCTTGGCCAAATTGCCAAGGGATTCAAGTCCCGTTCGGCAACATAACCGGTGTCGTCGGACTGGCCGCACTCACGGCTATTACCGCAAGTTTGGGTTGGGCCGAAACAAACTGCGAGAAGCTGCCATGTTCGGGGAAATTCCTGGGCTGGTTAAGGCCAGCTGGTAA
- the rpsH gene encoding 30S ribosomal protein S8, whose protein sequence is MSMTDPIADMLTRIRNAQRAGKAVVSMPLSRGKQAIAKLLVDEGYVAGIQVVEEEGKGTLVLELKYFEGRPVIEHLARVSRPGLRIYRSAKDLPVVLGGLGVAIVSTSKGLMTDRAARATGMGGEVVCTVY, encoded by the coding sequence ATGAGCATGACAGATCCCATTGCGGACATGTTGACGCGCATCCGCAATGCACAGCGCGCCGGCAAGGCCGTCGTTAGCATGCCCCTTTCCCGCGGCAAGCAGGCGATCGCGAAATTGTTGGTTGATGAAGGCTACGTGGCCGGCATCCAGGTCGTCGAGGAAGAAGGCAAAGGAACACTGGTTCTGGAGCTGAAATACTTCGAAGGCCGGCCTGTGATTGAACATCTGGCGCGCGTGAGTCGTCCGGGTTTGCGTATTTATCGCAGTGCGAAAGACCTGCCTGTGGTCCTTGGCGGACTGGGTGTGGCAATTGTGTCTACTTCAAAGGGCTTGATGACTGACCGTGCGGCGCGTGCCACAGGCATGGGCGGTGAAGTCGTCTGCACCGTTTATTGA
- the rplF gene encoding 50S ribosomal protein L6: MSRVAKSPVTIPSGVNVLCEGRRLSAKGKNGALDLDIHPDVTVSQAEGQLTFAPIRPAADKMAGTMRALCQNIIKGVHEGFERRLQLIGVGYRAQMQGSNLSLTLGFSHPVVYAVPQGITIETPSQTEVVIKGADKQRVGQVAADIRAYRPPEPYKGKGVRYVGERVVLKETKKK; this comes from the coding sequence ATGTCTCGCGTAGCGAAAAGTCCGGTGACGATTCCCTCTGGCGTGAATGTGCTCTGCGAAGGGCGCCGTCTGTCGGCCAAAGGAAAGAATGGCGCATTGGATTTGGACATCCATCCGGATGTCACTGTGAGCCAGGCGGAAGGGCAGCTGACTTTTGCGCCTATTCGGCCTGCCGCGGATAAGATGGCTGGGACAATGCGTGCTCTGTGTCAGAACATCATCAAGGGCGTGCATGAGGGGTTCGAGCGGCGACTCCAGCTGATTGGTGTCGGTTACCGGGCACAAATGCAGGGATCAAACCTGAGTCTCACGCTGGGTTTTTCACATCCTGTCGTCTATGCCGTTCCGCAGGGAATCACGATTGAAACGCCGAGCCAGACGGAAGTCGTGATCAAAGGCGCTGACAAGCAGCGTGTTGGTCAAGTCGCCGCAGATATTCGCGCTTATCGACCGCCGGAACCGTACAAGGGCAAGGGCGTTCGCTATGTTGGCGAGCGAGTGGTCCTGAAAGAGACCAAGAAGAAGTAA
- the rplR gene encoding 50S ribosomal protein L18, with amino-acid sequence MDKKAVRMRRARRGRAKIRDLGMTRLCIHRTPRHIYAQLIGADGSTVLASASSVLKDVREQTGSTGNAETAAVVGRLIAERGRAAGVSRVAFDRSGFKYHGRVKALADAAREGGLEF; translated from the coding sequence ATGGATAAAAAAGCTGTACGCATGCGTCGCGCGCGCCGGGGTCGGGCGAAGATTCGTGACTTGGGAATGACGCGTCTGTGCATTCATCGTACGCCGCGCCACATCTACGCACAGCTGATCGGCGCCGATGGATCGACAGTCTTGGCCTCTGCGTCTTCGGTATTGAAGGACGTACGAGAGCAGACTGGGTCGACGGGGAATGCTGAGACGGCGGCTGTTGTTGGGCGTCTGATTGCCGAGCGAGGTCGGGCGGCTGGTGTCAGTCGCGTGGCGTTTGACCGGTCTGGTTTCAAGTACCACGGTCGCGTCAAGGCCTTGGCCGATGCTGCTCGCGAAGGCGGGCTTGAGTTCTAA
- the rpsE gene encoding 30S ribosomal protein S5: MSNTGLQASGDGLLEKLVAVNRVAKVVKGGRQFGFTALTVVGDGNGRVGFGYGKAREVPQAIQKAMDRARKSMRPVHVTEGTLQHPAIAAHGSTRVIMKPAAQGTGLIAGSAMRAVFEVAGVHNVRAKCLGSRNPLNVVRATIKGLHDLHDPTLVAAKRGKTVEEIVG, from the coding sequence ATGTCCAATACCGGGTTGCAAGCAAGTGGTGACGGTCTCTTGGAGAAGCTGGTCGCTGTCAACCGCGTTGCGAAGGTTGTAAAAGGAGGCCGTCAGTTCGGCTTCACGGCGTTGACTGTGGTTGGCGACGGCAATGGTCGCGTCGGGTTCGGCTACGGCAAGGCGCGGGAAGTTCCTCAGGCGATTCAGAAGGCGATGGACCGGGCGCGCAAGTCGATGCGACCGGTGCATGTGACTGAAGGAACCTTGCAACATCCGGCGATTGCAGCGCACGGATCGACCCGGGTGATCATGAAGCCTGCGGCTCAAGGGACAGGGTTGATCGCGGGTAGCGCCATGCGTGCTGTCTTCGAAGTTGCCGGCGTTCATAACGTTCGCGCCAAGTGCTTGGGTTCGCGTAATCCGCTCAATGTGGTTCGGGCGACAATCAAAGGTCTTCACGATCTGCATGATCCGACGCTCGTGGCGGCGAAGCGCGGCAAGACCGTGGAAGAGATTGTGGGGTGA
- the rpmD gene encoding 50S ribosomal protein L30, translating into MTETTKQYRLTLVRSVAGRLKNHQACVRGLGLRRMNHSVIVPGTPENCGMINKVSYLLCVEEL; encoded by the coding sequence GTGACTGAAACAACCAAGCAATATCGGCTGACCTTGGTCCGTAGCGTTGCGGGCCGGCTGAAGAACCACCAGGCGTGTGTCCGCGGGCTCGGCCTTCGTCGGATGAATCACTCGGTCATCGTCCCGGGAACACCGGAAAATTGTGGAATGATCAACAAGGTTTCCTACTTGTTGTGTGTTGAGGAGCTTTGA
- the rplO gene encoding 50S ribosomal protein L15: MHLNTLRPADGSRKEKRRLGRGIGSGLGKTSGKGHKGQKARAGGFHKVGFEGGQMPLQRRIPKRGFRSRVARSHAEVRLSELNGLENPVTLLSLIGAGVVPQGTVKAKVILSGAVAGAVTLEGVSATAGARAAIEAAGGSIKD; encoded by the coding sequence ATGCATCTGAATACGCTGCGTCCCGCCGATGGAAGCCGTAAGGAGAAGCGTCGTCTGGGTCGCGGGATCGGTTCTGGCTTGGGCAAGACAAGCGGAAAAGGTCACAAAGGTCAGAAGGCACGTGCTGGCGGATTCCACAAGGTCGGTTTTGAAGGTGGCCAGATGCCCCTTCAGCGCCGGATTCCGAAGCGGGGGTTCCGCTCTCGTGTGGCGCGGAGCCATGCCGAAGTCCGACTGTCCGAGCTTAATGGACTTGAGAATCCGGTTACGCTGCTCAGCCTGATCGGTGCCGGGGTCGTGCCGCAAGGGACCGTCAAGGCGAAGGTGATCTTGTCCGGCGCGGTCGCCGGTGCGGTCACGCTGGAAGGAGTGTCTGCAACAGCAGGCGC